Proteins from a single region of Thermotoga maritima MSB8:
- the metG gene encoding methionine--tRNA ligase yields the protein MKFYITTPIYYVNSEPHIGSAYTTIVADIIARYKRFMGYDVFFLTGTDEHGQKVLQAAQQAGKDPQEFCDELAEKFKRLWKELKITNDYFIRTTDEMHMKTVQEFVAKMKENGDVYKGIYKGWYCVPCETFWNEDEVIKEGEERFCPECKRPVKWVEEENYFFRLSKYRDSLLKYYEEHPDFVEPDFRRNEMLKILEGGLKDLSITRTTFKWGVPMKDDPEHVIYVWVDALINYISAIGYGWNDEMFNKWWPADLHLIGKEINRFHSIIWPAMLMSVGLPLPKKVFAHGWLTVNGQKISKSLGNAIDPRFFVKRYGNDVVRYYLIRDIMFGKDGDFSEERLVHRLNSDLANDYGNLLHRITAMIKKYFNGRLPSPSAQEGFDSWLKERFFETKDAYHELMDSYRLTEALDKIWEFIADVNKYFNDTKPWILGKEGNMERLGTVLYNSLEAVFKVALMTLPVMPDTSEEVFRRVSFEEKPSKEHLENWGVLKPGSTVIHGEPLFKKIDAKDFKKVVETVSAEQNAITIDDFSKVDLRIAKVLEAEKVPNSRKLLRLIIDLGTEKRQIVAGIAEHYRPEELVGKLIVVVANLKPAKLMGIESQGMLLAAKSGDTLRLLTVDGEITPGAKVS from the coding sequence TTGAAATTTTACATCACCACCCCAATCTACTACGTGAATTCTGAGCCCCACATAGGAAGTGCCTATACCACTATTGTAGCCGATATCATCGCTCGCTACAAACGTTTCATGGGTTACGATGTGTTCTTCCTCACGGGAACAGATGAGCACGGCCAGAAGGTACTGCAGGCAGCCCAGCAGGCGGGGAAGGACCCGCAGGAATTCTGTGACGAACTGGCTGAAAAGTTCAAACGGCTCTGGAAAGAACTGAAGATCACGAACGATTATTTCATCCGAACCACAGACGAAATGCACATGAAAACTGTCCAGGAATTCGTTGCGAAGATGAAGGAGAACGGAGACGTCTACAAGGGCATCTACAAGGGATGGTACTGTGTTCCCTGTGAGACGTTCTGGAACGAGGACGAGGTTATAAAGGAAGGAGAAGAACGTTTCTGTCCGGAGTGTAAAAGACCCGTCAAATGGGTCGAGGAAGAGAATTACTTCTTCAGACTTTCGAAATACAGAGATTCCCTTCTGAAGTACTACGAGGAGCATCCCGATTTTGTGGAACCGGACTTCAGAAGAAACGAGATGTTGAAGATCCTCGAAGGTGGTCTCAAAGACCTGAGCATCACCAGGACGACCTTCAAATGGGGCGTTCCCATGAAGGACGATCCGGAACACGTGATCTATGTGTGGGTGGACGCTCTCATAAATTACATATCCGCTATAGGGTACGGCTGGAACGATGAGATGTTCAACAAATGGTGGCCCGCAGATTTGCATCTGATAGGAAAAGAAATAAACAGATTCCACTCCATCATATGGCCTGCGATGCTCATGTCGGTTGGACTCCCACTTCCAAAGAAGGTGTTCGCACACGGGTGGCTCACGGTGAACGGCCAGAAGATCAGCAAGTCTCTCGGCAACGCTATAGACCCCAGGTTCTTCGTGAAGAGATACGGCAACGATGTGGTGAGGTACTACCTGATACGGGATATCATGTTCGGAAAAGACGGCGATTTCTCGGAGGAAAGACTCGTCCACAGATTGAATTCCGATCTCGCGAACGACTACGGAAATCTCCTTCACAGGATCACGGCTATGATAAAGAAGTATTTCAACGGAAGACTCCCTTCTCCTTCCGCTCAGGAAGGGTTCGACAGCTGGCTGAAGGAGAGGTTCTTCGAAACAAAAGACGCTTACCATGAACTCATGGATTCCTACCGGCTCACAGAAGCCCTGGACAAGATATGGGAGTTCATAGCGGACGTAAACAAGTACTTCAACGACACGAAGCCCTGGATACTTGGAAAAGAGGGGAATATGGAAAGGCTCGGAACGGTGCTGTACAACTCACTGGAGGCAGTGTTCAAGGTGGCTCTGATGACGCTCCCGGTGATGCCAGACACCTCCGAAGAAGTGTTCAGAAGAGTGTCCTTTGAAGAAAAGCCTTCGAAGGAACATCTGGAGAACTGGGGTGTTCTGAAGCCTGGTTCCACAGTGATCCACGGCGAACCTCTCTTCAAGAAAATCGACGCGAAAGACTTCAAAAAGGTGGTGGAGACGGTGTCGGCCGAACAGAACGCGATCACAATAGATGATTTTTCCAAAGTAGACCTCAGAATCGCAAAGGTCCTCGAAGCGGAGAAGGTTCCAAATTCCAGAAAACTTCTCAGATTGATAATCGATCTTGGAACGGAAAAGAGACAGATAGTGGCGGGAATTGCAGAACACTACAGACCTGAAGAACTCGTAGGAAAACTGATCGTCGTTGTCGCTAATTTAAAACCCGCAAAACTCATGGGCATAGAGTCTCAGGGAATGCTTCTCGCCGCAAAGTCCGGCGATACCTTGAGACTTTTGACTGTAGATGGAGAAATCACACCAGGTGCGAAGGTGTCCTGA
- a CDS encoding DUF4438 domain-containing protein, which yields MRTNKDRLVRISVVGEIAPAKMRSPYSVTTEGTVRVIPVLGGITYNVKVGDSAYGWAGDHVEPGVSVMARRKEEEIPLMTLSCIGNEVIVMSGDAKGSRGFVTGKHGGVNHVLVHFEEEVLGKLMVGDKILIKAWGQGLKLLDHPDVKVMNIDPDLFEKLGIQEKNGKIHVPVVAKIPAHMMGSGIGASSSASTDYDIMASNPEDLGVADLKLGDIVAIQDHDNSYGVGKYRKGAVSIGVVVHSACVSAGHGPGVVVIMTGDESKILPEEVERANISDYLVR from the coding sequence GTGAGAACTAACAAAGACAGACTCGTTCGAATTTCGGTTGTTGGAGAGATCGCTCCAGCGAAAATGAGGTCTCCTTACAGTGTAACAACCGAAGGGACAGTGAGGGTAATTCCAGTGCTTGGAGGCATCACCTACAACGTGAAGGTGGGTGACAGTGCTTACGGATGGGCAGGAGACCATGTAGAACCGGGTGTGTCTGTCATGGCAAGAAGAAAAGAAGAGGAAATACCGCTGATGACTCTCTCGTGTATAGGAAACGAAGTGATCGTGATGTCTGGAGACGCGAAGGGAAGCAGAGGATTCGTCACGGGAAAACACGGAGGTGTGAACCACGTTCTCGTTCACTTCGAGGAAGAAGTACTCGGAAAGCTCATGGTGGGGGATAAGATATTGATAAAGGCCTGGGGGCAGGGACTGAAGCTTCTGGATCATCCGGATGTGAAGGTGATGAACATCGACCCAGATCTCTTCGAAAAACTTGGGATACAGGAAAAGAATGGGAAAATCCATGTACCTGTTGTTGCGAAGATTCCAGCGCACATGATGGGATCTGGGATTGGCGCTTCGAGCAGTGCTTCCACCGACTACGATATAATGGCATCGAATCCTGAGGATCTTGGAGTAGCGGATCTGAAACTTGGAGACATCGTCGCAATTCAGGACCACGACAATTCCTATGGAGTTGGAAAGTACAGAAAAGGGGCAGTATCGATAGGTGTTGTGGTACACTCTGCCTGCGTTTCAGCAGGACACGGTCCGGGTGTGGTTGTGATCATGACGGGAGACGAATCGAAGATATTACCGGAAGAGGTGGAAAGGGCGAACATATCTGATTATCTTGTGAGGTGA
- a CDS encoding rhomboid family intramembrane serine protease: MFPLYDVLPSRKKPYVTIALILINVVVFVYELMLNDRELLLFMYRYGLVPARYTVERVKEALGFSLLPFITHMFLHGGFWHILGNMWFLWIFGDNTEDEMGHVGYTLFYLSAGIFAALTQFVFTLHSTTPMVGASGAVSGVMGAYFVLFPYSRIVTLFPIFFFLTLVEIPAFYYLMIWFFIQVLNGLVGSYGIAWWAHIGGFVYGMIWGYILRMRRIHRYRY; encoded by the coding sequence GTGTTTCCTCTTTACGATGTTCTCCCAAGTAGAAAGAAGCCTTACGTAACGATAGCTTTGATTTTGATAAACGTGGTTGTTTTCGTGTATGAACTCATGTTGAACGACAGAGAACTTCTCCTGTTCATGTACAGATATGGCCTCGTGCCAGCTCGTTACACGGTTGAGAGAGTAAAAGAAGCGCTCGGCTTTTCTCTTCTTCCTTTCATAACTCACATGTTTCTCCACGGAGGGTTCTGGCACATCCTGGGTAACATGTGGTTTCTCTGGATATTCGGAGACAACACAGAAGACGAGATGGGCCACGTTGGCTACACTCTGTTTTATCTATCCGCCGGTATTTTTGCCGCACTCACCCAGTTCGTTTTTACGCTTCATTCAACAACTCCCATGGTTGGGGCATCCGGGGCGGTGTCCGGAGTTATGGGAGCTTATTTCGTACTGTTTCCGTACTCGAGGATCGTGACTCTGTTTCCAATTTTCTTCTTCCTCACACTCGTGGAAATACCGGCGTTCTACTATCTGATGATCTGGTTCTTTATCCAGGTTCTGAACGGCCTTGTTGGATCCTACGGAATAGCGTGGTGGGCACACATAGGTGGATTTGTCTACGGGATGATTTGGGGATATATTTTAAGGATGAGAAGGATTCACAGATACAGATATTGA
- a CDS encoding potassium channel family protein codes for MSKKQKSKYIVIFGCGRLGSLIANLASSSGHSVVVVDKNEYAFHRLNSEFSGFTVVGDAAEFETLKECGMEKADMVFAFTNDDSTNFFISMNARYMFNVENVIARVYDPEKIKIFEENGIKTICPAVLMIEKVKEFIIGSEED; via the coding sequence ATGTCAAAAAAACAAAAAAGCAAGTACATCGTGATATTCGGCTGTGGAAGACTTGGATCGCTGATAGCAAATCTTGCTTCCTCTTCGGGACACAGTGTCGTGGTCGTGGATAAAAACGAATACGCGTTTCACAGGCTCAACTCCGAGTTTTCCGGTTTCACCGTGGTGGGAGATGCCGCGGAGTTTGAAACTCTGAAAGAGTGTGGTATGGAGAAGGCAGACATGGTGTTTGCGTTCACGAACGACGACAGTACGAATTTCTTCATCTCGATGAACGCAAGGTACATGTTCAACGTGGAGAACGTGATCGCCAGGGTCTACGATCCGGAAAAGATAAAGATTTTCGAAGAAAATGGAATAAAAACCATCTGTCCCGCCGTTCTCATGATAGAGAAAGTAAAGGAGTTCATCATAGGGAGTGAAGAAGATTGA
- a CDS encoding potassium channel family protein codes for MKVIIIGGETTAYYLARSMLSRKYGVVIINKDRELCEEFAKKLKATIIHGDGSHKEILRDAEVSKNDVVVILTPRDEVNLFIAQLVMKDFGVKRVVSLVNDPGNMEIFKKMGITTVLNLTTLITNTVEALIFPDEFSSIIPLEQGIEFLSVNVEEDSPVVGKKLKDLPLPRDSIIAAIVRGGVLVVPRGDTEILSGDKLYVIVSAEAKETVEETLLGR; via the coding sequence TTGAAAGTCATAATAATCGGTGGAGAAACGACGGCGTATTACCTTGCGCGTTCCATGCTGTCACGAAAGTACGGTGTAGTGATCATAAACAAAGACAGGGAACTCTGCGAAGAGTTCGCCAAGAAATTGAAGGCGACGATCATACACGGAGATGGAAGTCACAAAGAGATACTCAGAGACGCCGAGGTTTCGAAAAACGATGTGGTGGTGATCCTCACTCCAAGAGATGAGGTCAATTTGTTCATCGCACAGCTTGTTATGAAGGACTTCGGGGTAAAGCGGGTAGTGAGTCTTGTCAACGACCCGGGAAACATGGAAATATTCAAAAAAATGGGTATCACAACCGTCTTGAATCTCACCACTCTCATAACGAACACGGTGGAAGCTCTCATCTTCCCAGATGAGTTCTCCAGCATCATACCGCTGGAACAAGGTATTGAGTTTCTAAGTGTGAACGTGGAAGAAGACAGTCCGGTTGTGGGAAAGAAGTTGAAGGATCTTCCGCTTCCAAGGGATAGTATCATCGCTGCCATCGTCCGCGGTGGAGTGCTTGTGGTTCCGAGAGGAGATACGGAGATCCTCTCCGGTGATAAACTGTACGTGATCGTAAGTGCAGAAGCCAAAGAAACAGTCGAAGAGACACTGCTTGGAAGGTGA
- a CDS encoding TrkH family potassium uptake protein, with product MTSTKYRLKVIFWYVGQLLIWFPAILLLPTIFVIFYPEEWIYIESFLVPSIISFASGVVLKKVSKLNETRVVGYQEGAVIVVTTWCAAVVLSALPFVIEGLLNFHQAVFEATSGWTTTGLTMFPDVESLPHVFLVWRSVMQFIGGAGFAVIMLATLIGPLGASLYSSEGRVDNILPNVTHSTKVIMVIYVAYAAAGMFFLHMAGMPWFDAFNHSLTALATGGFSVKNASIGYYGSVSIEVITIVLMLLGGTGFGIHYTLWKGNFKAFVKNGEPWIMGSTIVIASLFLLRPAEKVFHEKALRYVVFQVVSAITGTGFSNADLVPWVTLFPIGVYLLTVIMMLGGMMDSTAGGLKQFRVFVTLKLIYRSIINFMGPRRKVEKIIVWKGENRKTIDDGIIKDMFVFFGVYALTYLVGTLILMSYGYDPLVSMFEFSSAMNGVGLSVGLTSPNLPVGVIWTMTVGMFLGRLEFLVVFYAIVRIIRDVKILLEERGGVNS from the coding sequence ATGACCAGTACCAAATACAGACTCAAGGTGATTTTCTGGTACGTAGGTCAGCTTTTGATATGGTTCCCTGCGATCCTTCTTCTGCCAACAATTTTTGTGATTTTCTATCCTGAAGAGTGGATATACATCGAGTCTTTTTTGGTTCCTTCAATCATTTCCTTTGCCTCTGGTGTTGTTCTTAAAAAAGTTTCAAAATTGAACGAGACTCGTGTAGTGGGGTATCAGGAAGGAGCGGTGATAGTTGTCACAACGTGGTGCGCCGCGGTAGTCCTTTCAGCACTTCCGTTCGTTATAGAGGGTCTTTTGAATTTTCACCAGGCAGTATTCGAGGCCACAAGCGGCTGGACCACAACGGGGCTCACCATGTTTCCTGACGTGGAGAGTCTTCCCCATGTGTTTCTGGTGTGGAGAAGTGTCATGCAGTTCATTGGAGGTGCGGGATTTGCCGTCATAATGCTCGCCACATTGATCGGACCTCTCGGAGCTTCCCTTTACAGTTCCGAAGGTAGGGTGGACAACATACTCCCAAATGTGACCCACTCCACGAAGGTGATCATGGTCATATACGTGGCGTACGCCGCCGCTGGTATGTTCTTTCTTCATATGGCCGGTATGCCCTGGTTCGATGCCTTCAACCATTCTCTCACCGCTCTCGCAACGGGTGGTTTCTCGGTGAAAAACGCGAGTATTGGATACTACGGCAGTGTATCGATAGAAGTGATAACCATCGTTCTCATGCTGCTCGGTGGAACGGGTTTTGGAATCCATTACACCCTCTGGAAGGGAAACTTCAAAGCCTTCGTCAAAAACGGGGAACCCTGGATCATGGGATCCACCATTGTCATCGCATCGCTGTTTCTACTGCGACCAGCCGAAAAGGTTTTTCACGAAAAGGCGCTCAGATACGTGGTGTTTCAGGTAGTCTCTGCAATAACGGGCACCGGGTTCTCCAACGCCGATCTTGTTCCGTGGGTTACTCTCTTTCCAATCGGCGTGTATCTTCTCACCGTTATCATGATGCTCGGTGGAATGATGGATTCAACGGCTGGTGGTTTGAAACAGTTCAGAGTGTTCGTCACACTGAAATTGATATATCGATCTATCATCAATTTCATGGGACCGAGGCGAAAGGTTGAAAAGATCATAGTTTGGAAAGGTGAAAACAGGAAAACCATAGACGATGGGATCATAAAGGACATGTTCGTCTTCTTTGGGGTCTACGCCCTGACCTATCTGGTGGGAACCTTGATCCTCATGAGTTACGGATACGATCCACTGGTTTCCATGTTCGAATTCTCCTCCGCAATGAATGGAGTAGGTCTCTCGGTGGGGCTCACCAGTCCGAATCTTCCGGTGGGTGTAATATGGACCATGACGGTGGGCATGTTCCTCGGAAGACTGGAATTCCTCGTCGTCTTTTACGCAATTGTGAGAATCATAAGAGATGTGAAGATTCTTCTCGAGGAAAGGGGAGGTGTGAATAGTTGA
- the hisS gene encoding histidine--tRNA ligase, with protein sequence MKYRRIKGTNDIFGEEIWYWRYVEETFRNVCESAGIEEIRTPIFEQTELFVRSVGEESDIVQKEMYTFQDKAGRSITLRPEGTAPVVRAFLENSLIDRGFQQRYYYIGPMFRYEKPQSGRLRQFHQVGFEIIGPESPKADFEVIMLVDTFLRRLGLTKYKIHLNSIGCPVCRKNYREALKEYYGRILDNLCDDCKRRYETNILRLLDCKVDHEYSLNAPKSVDYLCDSCRAHYKKLKEYLNTFEIEYVEDHTLVRGLDYYTRTVFEVRHEGLGAQSAIAGGGRYDGLFAELGGSSVPALGFAGGIERIILALKAEGIEIPMKNVHLVYIATLGEKAFMDGVRLAGELRKKGLSVDVDIMDRKLSGQLKHASRMGSRYAVIIGDEELEKGIVILRDLETGDQVEIDRDFAADYIAERVSKD encoded by the coding sequence TTGAAATACAGAAGGATAAAGGGAACAAACGATATCTTCGGTGAAGAGATATGGTACTGGAGGTACGTCGAGGAAACCTTCAGAAATGTGTGCGAAAGCGCGGGAATAGAGGAGATCAGAACTCCCATATTCGAACAGACGGAACTTTTCGTTAGAAGTGTGGGAGAAGAATCAGACATCGTTCAGAAAGAGATGTACACCTTCCAGGACAAAGCGGGAAGGAGCATCACTCTGAGACCAGAAGGTACCGCGCCCGTCGTCAGGGCTTTTCTGGAGAATTCTCTGATAGATAGGGGGTTTCAACAGAGATACTACTACATAGGTCCCATGTTCCGATACGAAAAACCACAATCGGGGAGATTGAGACAGTTTCACCAGGTGGGTTTCGAGATCATCGGCCCCGAATCTCCAAAAGCGGATTTCGAGGTGATCATGCTGGTTGATACCTTCTTGAGAAGGCTCGGACTCACGAAATACAAGATTCACCTGAATTCCATAGGCTGTCCGGTGTGCAGGAAAAACTATCGCGAAGCCCTCAAGGAGTATTACGGTCGAATCCTGGACAATCTCTGTGACGACTGCAAAAGACGTTACGAGACGAACATTTTGAGACTGCTCGATTGCAAGGTGGACCACGAATACTCTCTGAATGCACCAAAAAGCGTCGACTATCTCTGTGATTCCTGCAGGGCACACTACAAGAAGTTGAAAGAGTACCTCAACACTTTCGAGATCGAATACGTGGAAGATCACACCCTGGTCCGCGGGCTCGACTACTACACCAGAACGGTTTTTGAGGTGAGGCACGAAGGTCTTGGAGCCCAGAGCGCCATCGCGGGTGGTGGAAGGTACGATGGCCTCTTTGCGGAGCTTGGGGGCTCTTCCGTACCCGCCCTTGGTTTTGCAGGTGGTATAGAGAGAATTATACTCGCTTTAAAAGCAGAGGGAATAGAAATCCCGATGAAAAATGTTCATCTTGTTTACATCGCAACTCTTGGTGAAAAAGCCTTTATGGATGGTGTTCGGCTTGCGGGTGAATTGAGAAAGAAAGGCCTGAGTGTGGATGTGGACATCATGGATAGAAAGCTCTCCGGTCAGCTTAAGCACGCCAGCAGAATGGGATCGAGGTATGCGGTCATTATTGGTGATGAAGAACTGGAAAAAGGAATCGTCATTCTCCGCGACCTCGAGACGGGAGACCAGGTTGAAATCGATCGGGACTTCGCCGCTGACTACATCGCTGAAAGGGTTTCAAAAGATTGA
- the argS gene encoding arginine--tRNA ligase: MLVNAIRQKVSEVISKAYGSEIEFEVEIPPRKEFGDLSTNVAMKLAKTLKKNPREIAQEIVKSLDEDPSFDRIEIMGPGFINFFLSNELLRGVVKTVLEKKDEYGRENVGNGMKVQFEYGSANPTGPFTVGHGRQIIIGDVLSEVYKELGYDVTREMYINDAGKQIRLLAQSLWARYNQLLGVEKEIPEGGYRGEYLVDIARDLVNEIGDRYKDLWNEEVEEFFKQTALNRILSSMKDTLEKIGSSFDVYFSEKSLIEDGTVEEVLKLLKNKDVVYEKDGAVWLKVSAFIDEEDKVLVRSDGTYTYFMTDIAYHYKKYKRGFRKVYDIWGSDHHGHIPRMKAAMKALDIPDDFFNVILHQFVTLKRGGEIVRMSTRAGEFVTLDELLDEVGRDATRYFFAMVDPNTHMVFDIDLAKAKSMDNPVYYVQYAHARIHNLFSNAEKKGVKFEEGKHLELLGNEEERVLMRNLGMFNTALKEVAQMFAPNRLTNYLQSLAESFHAFYTKHVIVDPENPELSNARLNLALATGIVLRKGLKLIGVSAPERM; the protein is encoded by the coding sequence GTGCTGGTGAACGCGATCAGGCAAAAGGTGTCCGAAGTCATCTCTAAAGCGTACGGTTCAGAAATCGAATTCGAGGTCGAAATTCCACCCAGAAAGGAATTCGGAGATCTGTCCACCAACGTTGCCATGAAGCTCGCAAAAACTTTGAAGAAAAACCCGCGGGAGATAGCTCAGGAGATCGTAAAAAGTCTCGATGAAGATCCCTCGTTTGACAGGATAGAAATCATGGGACCCGGTTTCATAAATTTCTTCCTGTCGAACGAACTGCTCCGTGGAGTGGTTAAAACCGTGCTGGAGAAAAAAGACGAGTACGGGAGAGAGAACGTTGGAAATGGAATGAAGGTGCAGTTCGAATACGGAAGTGCAAACCCAACGGGACCATTCACCGTTGGGCACGGTAGACAGATCATCATAGGTGACGTGCTTTCCGAGGTTTACAAAGAGCTCGGTTACGATGTGACGAGGGAAATGTATATAAACGACGCCGGAAAGCAGATAAGGCTTCTCGCTCAGTCGCTTTGGGCAAGGTACAATCAGCTTCTCGGAGTTGAAAAAGAAATTCCCGAAGGGGGCTATCGCGGGGAATACCTCGTGGACATCGCGAGGGATCTGGTGAACGAAATCGGAGATAGATACAAAGATCTGTGGAACGAAGAAGTGGAGGAGTTTTTCAAACAGACAGCGCTGAACAGAATTCTCTCCTCCATGAAAGATACCCTTGAAAAGATTGGTTCTTCGTTCGATGTGTACTTCTCAGAAAAGAGTTTGATAGAGGATGGGACTGTCGAAGAGGTGCTGAAACTCCTCAAGAACAAGGACGTTGTTTACGAAAAAGACGGTGCTGTGTGGTTGAAAGTCTCTGCCTTCATAGATGAGGAAGACAAGGTTCTTGTGAGAAGCGACGGTACATACACGTACTTCATGACGGATATCGCGTATCACTACAAGAAATATAAGAGAGGCTTCAGGAAGGTTTACGACATCTGGGGTAGTGACCATCACGGTCACATACCAAGAATGAAGGCAGCGATGAAAGCCCTCGACATTCCCGACGATTTCTTCAACGTTATACTGCATCAGTTCGTTACTCTGAAACGTGGTGGGGAAATCGTTCGCATGTCCACGCGAGCGGGAGAATTCGTCACTCTGGACGAACTTCTCGACGAAGTGGGAAGAGACGCCACCCGATATTTCTTTGCGATGGTGGACCCCAATACCCACATGGTGTTCGATATCGATCTGGCGAAGGCCAAATCCATGGACAACCCAGTTTACTACGTTCAGTACGCACATGCCAGGATCCACAATCTCTTCTCCAACGCGGAAAAGAAAGGTGTGAAGTTTGAAGAGGGAAAACACCTTGAACTGCTTGGAAACGAAGAAGAAAGGGTTCTGATGAGAAACCTCGGTATGTTCAACACCGCTTTGAAAGAGGTCGCGCAGATGTTCGCACCAAACAGGCTCACGAACTATCTCCAGTCGCTTGCTGAGTCCTTCCACGCATTCTACACCAAACACGTGATAGTGGATCCTGAAAATCCCGAACTTTCGAACGCGCGACTCAACCTTGCCCTCGCAACGGGTATCGTTTTAAGAAAGGGTCTGAAACTCATAGGAGTTTCCGCACCAGAGAGGATGTGA
- the rlmD gene encoding 23S rRNA (uracil(1939)-C(5))-methyltransferase RlmD, producing MLEQVRIQKMVNGGYGLAHLSNGKVVLVEGAYPGEEVLIKTYREKRDFSFGKVVSLLKESEDRIKPPCRYFGRCGGCHWMDVKYETQLRYKKEVLIDLFERSNLKVEVEDVEPSDLVFHYRTKMEFHFQGRKLGLKKRNSDFVIDIKDCEVAPEGTGEILNTVKEAVQVLNVPVYNWETRKGVLKHLVIRYAFSTDQFMVIFVTKTESFPWGRDLVRAVLKRFPKIHSIIHVMNSKDSVVLRGPYKTLYGEGVIVEEFDWERFQIPPTAFFQSNYSITSKLIDHVYREQALQGNEVVLDLYAGIGTFSVRTSFSAARVISVESSRVAVKAGKANANINSRKNIEYVEQDVLDFLKNYSGRADRIILDPPRSGAGPEVMKEIARLSPERIVYVSCDPSTLVRDLKVLVENGYSIVRVKPFDMFPQTYHVETAVTLVKGDR from the coding sequence ATGCTGGAGCAGGTGAGGATACAGAAGATGGTCAACGGAGGTTACGGCCTTGCCCATCTTTCAAACGGCAAGGTAGTTCTCGTAGAAGGAGCATATCCCGGTGAGGAAGTCCTGATAAAGACCTACAGAGAGAAAAGGGATTTTTCTTTTGGAAAGGTTGTTTCCCTTCTGAAAGAATCCGAAGATCGAATAAAACCACCCTGCAGATACTTTGGAAGATGCGGTGGCTGTCACTGGATGGATGTGAAGTATGAAACCCAGCTTCGTTACAAAAAGGAGGTATTGATCGATCTTTTCGAACGCTCAAATCTGAAGGTAGAAGTGGAAGATGTGGAGCCGAGTGATCTTGTTTTTCACTACAGGACGAAAATGGAGTTTCATTTTCAGGGGAGAAAATTGGGTTTGAAAAAGAGAAACTCCGATTTTGTGATTGACATAAAAGACTGTGAGGTGGCACCGGAAGGCACGGGTGAGATTCTGAACACTGTAAAAGAGGCCGTTCAGGTACTCAACGTTCCTGTTTACAACTGGGAAACGAGGAAGGGAGTGCTCAAGCACCTCGTGATCAGGTACGCATTCAGCACGGACCAGTTCATGGTGATCTTTGTGACAAAGACAGAATCCTTTCCCTGGGGAAGAGATCTGGTTCGCGCTGTGTTAAAGAGATTTCCAAAGATTCACTCCATCATTCATGTGATGAACTCTAAAGACTCTGTGGTCCTAAGGGGGCCGTACAAGACTCTCTACGGTGAAGGAGTAATTGTGGAAGAGTTCGACTGGGAAAGGTTTCAAATTCCACCGACCGCCTTTTTCCAGAGCAACTACTCCATCACATCCAAACTGATAGATCACGTGTACAGAGAACAGGCACTTCAGGGTAACGAGGTGGTGCTGGATCTGTACGCGGGTATCGGTACGTTTTCTGTGAGGACTTCCTTTTCGGCAGCAAGGGTGATCTCCGTTGAATCCAGCAGGGTCGCTGTGAAGGCTGGAAAGGCTAACGCGAACATAAACAGCAGAAAGAACATAGAATACGTGGAACAGGATGTGCTAGACTTTCTGAAAAACTACAGCGGAAGGGCAGACAGGATAATCCTGGATCCACCGAGATCAGGTGCGGGTCCAGAAGTGATGAAAGAAATAGCGAGACTTTCACCTGAAAGGATCGTTTACGTTTCCTGTGACCCTTCTACTCTGGTGAGAGACCTCAAGGTGCTGGTGGAAAACGGCTACTCTATTGTCAGGGTGAAGCCCTTCGACATGTTTCCTCAGACTTACCATGTGGAAACTGCTGTGACTCTCGTGAAAGGGGATCGATGA